The following proteins are co-located in the Musa acuminata AAA Group cultivar baxijiao unplaced genomic scaffold, Cavendish_Baxijiao_AAA HiC_scaffold_1049, whole genome shotgun sequence genome:
- the LOC103981795 gene encoding uncharacterized protein LOC103981795 isoform X3 has translation MPLWRCGLIPWMNRKVVDPFLQIIRKGAEPKQLAFSAALGMSLGLFPICGVTVFLCGMAIAILRHHCHAPSVMLANFVATPIELSMVIPFLRLGELITGGRHFPLTSDALSKVVSGQASQGVLIAILHAVFFQCFVQAEDQLFSGVQ, from the exons atgccactttggaggtgCGGTTTGATCCCTTGGATGAACCGGAAGGTCGTCGATCCTTTTCTCCAAATAATCAGAAA GGGTGCAGAGCCAAAACAGTTGGCATTTTCTGCTGCTCTCGGCATGTCTCTGGGACTGTTCCCGATCTGTG GGGTCACTGTATTTCTTTGTGGGATGGCGATTGCAATACTCAGACATCATTGTCATGCTCCCAGTGTAATGCTTGCGAATTTTGTTGCCACTCCAATTGAGCTGAG TATGGTGATTCCATTCTTGCGCTTGGGTGAACTCATCACTGGTGGTCGTCATTTCCCACTAACATCTGATGCACTCAGCAAGGTAGTTAGTGGTCAAGCCTCGCAAGGAGTGTTAATTGCCATATTACATGCG GTGTTCTTTCAATGCTTTGTTCAAGCAGAAGACCAACTTTTTTCAGGGGTTCAGTAG
- the LOC103981795 gene encoding uncharacterized protein LOC103981795 isoform X2 has product MPLWRCGLIPWMNRKVVDPFLQIIRKGAEPKQLAFSAALGMSLGLFPICGVTVFLCGMAIAILRHHCHAPSVMLANFVATPIELSMVIPFLRLGELITGGRHFPLTSDALSKVVSGQASQGVLIAILHALLGWIVTVPFILGTLYMFLVPCFKFLVKKFNSHPSSPMKLVHPHTEIKIKVRDV; this is encoded by the exons atgccactttggaggtgCGGTTTGATCCCTTGGATGAACCGGAAGGTCGTCGATCCTTTTCTCCAAATAATCAGAAA GGGTGCAGAGCCAAAACAGTTGGCATTTTCTGCTGCTCTCGGCATGTCTCTGGGACTGTTCCCGATCTGTG GGGTCACTGTATTTCTTTGTGGGATGGCGATTGCAATACTCAGACATCATTGTCATGCTCCCAGTGTAATGCTTGCGAATTTTGTTGCCACTCCAATTGAGCTGAG TATGGTGATTCCATTCTTGCGCTTGGGTGAACTCATCACTGGTGGTCGTCATTTCCCACTAACATCTGATGCACTCAGCAAGGTAGTTAGTGGTCAAGCCTCGCAAGGAGTGTTAATTGCCATATTACATGCG ttGTTAGGCTGGATTGTCACAGTGCCTTTCATCCTTGGTACTCTTTACATGTTCTTGGTGCCATGTTTCAAGTTTTTGGTAAAGAAGTTCAATTCACATCCTTCTAGCCCAATGAAGCTGGTCCATCCACATACTGAGATCAAGATTAAGGTGAGGGATGTTTAG
- the LOC103981795 gene encoding uncharacterized protein LOC103981795 isoform X1: MPLWRCGLIPWMNRKVVDPFLQIIRKGAEPKQLAFSAALGMSLGLFPICGVTVFLCGMAIAILRHHCHAPSVMLANFVATPIELSMVIPFLRLGELITGGRHFPLTSDALSKVVSGQASQGVLIAILHAGIPTNPYVSSVSVPYQIGIYCSYRAVYCSTVNLALGYLFGPMYITYFIFTVVRLDCHSAFHPWYSLHVLGAMFQVFGKEVQFTSF; encoded by the exons atgccactttggaggtgCGGTTTGATCCCTTGGATGAACCGGAAGGTCGTCGATCCTTTTCTCCAAATAATCAGAAA GGGTGCAGAGCCAAAACAGTTGGCATTTTCTGCTGCTCTCGGCATGTCTCTGGGACTGTTCCCGATCTGTG GGGTCACTGTATTTCTTTGTGGGATGGCGATTGCAATACTCAGACATCATTGTCATGCTCCCAGTGTAATGCTTGCGAATTTTGTTGCCACTCCAATTGAGCTGAG TATGGTGATTCCATTCTTGCGCTTGGGTGAACTCATCACTGGTGGTCGTCATTTCCCACTAACATCTGATGCACTCAGCAAGGTAGTTAGTGGTCAAGCCTCGCAAGGAGTGTTAATTGCCATATTACATGCG GGCATACCGACAAATCCGTATGTATCATCCGTATCGGTCCCCTATCAAATCGGTATATATTGCTCATACAGGGCGGTATATTGTAGTACGGTGAACCTTGCACTTGGTTACCTATTTGGGCCAATGTACAtaacatacttcatttttacagttGTTAGGCTGGATTGTCACAGTGCCTTTCATCCTTGGTACTCTTTACATGTTCTTGGTGCCATGTTTCAAGTTTTTGGTAAAGAAGTTCAATTCACATCCTTCTAG
- the LOC135665775 gene encoding phospholipase SGR2-like isoform X5, whose product MGGGNRVKLRRGFSPSAKPSQDELHQQKEEAMDDYCSQVPVGHLVFMVHGIGQRLENANVVDDVADFGRITASLADRHLTAYQRSTQRVLFVPCQISIFGHSLGSVLSYDILCYQDSSATLPVEAAFVDDFCIPKQESSRPATHVSVKGSSMSNPYTKVNEEKTPDVSCVEDCGVTRGQQEDFLCNDGIQESDDSAKLFSKKQHTNFERVNEVNKNVAETIYAEDRDSDANPGISRDFHGTEVRDAGHPSEDLIDKGKLVSMLMEEVKSLRAKVAELEKNHHSASCSSNFDNGSFLEVYHGKSQMVKSMTSSSSFGRLSSVLDDSKKQYTPYIKYTRLNFKVDTFFAVGSPLGVFLALRNVRIGVGRGQAYWEDEKISEEMPSCRQMFNIFHPFDPVAYRVEPLICKEYLNKRPVLIPYHRGGRRLHIGFQEFTEDIAARSESIMSQLNSLRVKVASTFQRQNKDKAKETVEDEKRERSYGSFMIERLTGCEYGRIDFVLQEGTFHHPYLSAIGSHTNYWRDNDTALFVLTHLYRGIPEEPPTDDQKRS is encoded by the exons ATGGGAGGTGGAAATAGGGTTAAACTAAGACGTGGTTTTTCCCCTTCTGCAAAGCCAAGTCAG GATGAGCTGCATCAGCAGAAAGAGGAAGCCATGGATGATTACTGTTCTCAG GTGCCAGTTGGCCATCTAGTTTTTATGGTTCATGGTATTGGACAGAGGTTGGAGAATGCTAATGTGGTTGATGATGTTGCTGATTTCGGTCGTATAACAGCAAGCCTAGCTGATAGACACTTAACTGCATACCAGAGAAGCACCCAGAGGGTTCTATTTGTTCCTTGCCAG ATTTCAATATTTGGCCATTCATTAGGAAGTGTTCTATCTTATGACATCCTTTGCTATCAAGACTCTTCTGCAACACTTCCTGTGGAGGCTGCCTTCGTGGATGACTTCTGCATCCCAAAGCAAGAAT CTTCAAGGCCAGCAACACATGTATCTGTAAAAGGCAGTTCCATGTCAAATCCATATACCAAAGTCAATGAGGAAAAAACACCAGATGTTTCTTGCGTTGAAGATTGTGGTGTTACTAGAGGCCAGCAAGAGGATTTCTTATGCAATGATGGCATCCAAGAATCAGATGATTCAGCTAAATTATTTAGTAAAAAGCAACACACAAACTTTGAACGAGTCAATGAGGTAAATAAGAATGTTGCAGAAACAATATATGCAGAAGATAGAGATTCTGATGCAAATCCAGGCATAAGTAGGGATTTTCATGGTACTGAAGTCCGAGATGCTGGGCATCCATCTGAAGATTTAATTGACAAAGGCAAATTAGTGTCCATGTTGATGGAAGAG GTGAAGTCCCTCAGAGCAAAAGTTGCAGAACTAGAGAAAAATCATCACTCAGCTTCCTGTTCCAGTAACTTTGACAATGGTAGTTTCCTTGAAGTTTATCATGGAAAAA GTCAAATGGTCAAATCTATGACAAGTTCATCTTCTTTTGGAAGGTTATCTTCAGTGCTAGATGATAGTAAAAAGCAATATACACCTTATATCAAATATACTAGGCTTAATTTTAAG GTAGATACATTTTTTGCTGTTGGATCACCACTGGGTGTCTTTCTTGCCCTCCGAAATGTCCGCATAGGAGTTG GCAGGGGGCAAGCTTATTGGGAAGATGAAAAAATATCTGAAGAGATGCCATCTTGCAGGCAGATGTTTAACATTTTTCATCCTTTTGATCCTGTTGCATACAG AGTAGAACCGCTTATCTGCAAGGAGTACTTAAACAAGAGACCTGTTCTTATTCCCTACCACAGGGGCGGGAGGAGGTTGCATATTGGATTTCAG GAATTCACTGAAGATATAGCTGCACGCTCCGAAAGCATAATGAGTCAGCTAAATTCTTTGAGG GTCAAAGTGGCTAGCACTTTTCAAAGACAAAACAAGGATAAAGCTAAAG AAACTGTGGAAGATGAGAAAAGAGAAAGATCATATGGTTCCTTCATGATTGAACGGTTGACAGGCTGTGAATATGGTCGAATCGACTTTGTTCTCCAG GAAGGAACATTTCATCATCCTTATCTATCAGCCATAGGATCACATAC TAACTACTGGCGTGATAATGACACAGCACTTTTCGTTCTCACCCACCTGTATCGTGGTATACCTGAAGAACCACCAACCGATGATCAAAAAAGGTCGTAG
- the LOC135665775 gene encoding phospholipase SGR2-like isoform X3: protein MGGGNRVKLRRGFSPSAKPSQDELHQQKEEAMDDYCSQVPVGHLVFMVHGIGQRLENANVVDDVADFGRITASLADRHLTAYQRSTQRVLFVPCQWRRGLELSSETIIEKITLDGVRGLRATLSATVHDVLYYMSPIYCQNIIDSISIFGHSLGSVLSYDILCYQDSSATLPVEAAFVDDFCIPKQESSRPATHVSVKGSSMSNPYTKVNEEKTPDVSCVEDCGVTRGQQEDFLCNDGIQESDDSAKLFSKKQHTNFERVNEVNKNVAETIYAEDRDSDANPGISRDFHGTEVRDAGHPSEDLIDKGKLVSMLMEEVKSLRAKVAELEKNHHSASCSSNFDNGSFLEVYHGKSQMVKSMTSSSSFGRLSSVLDDSKKQYTPYIKYTRLNFKVDTFFAVGSPLGVFLALRNVRIGVGRGQAYWEDEKISEEMPSCRQMFNIFHPFDPVAYRVEPLICKEYLNKRPVLIPYHRGGRRLHIGFQEFTEDIAARSESIMSQLNSLRVKVASTFQRQNKDKAKETVEDEKRERSYGSFMIERLTGCEYGRIDFVLQEGTFHHPYLSAIGSHTNYWRDNDTALFVLTHLYRGIPEEPPTDDQKRS from the exons ATGGGAGGTGGAAATAGGGTTAAACTAAGACGTGGTTTTTCCCCTTCTGCAAAGCCAAGTCAG GATGAGCTGCATCAGCAGAAAGAGGAAGCCATGGATGATTACTGTTCTCAG GTGCCAGTTGGCCATCTAGTTTTTATGGTTCATGGTATTGGACAGAGGTTGGAGAATGCTAATGTGGTTGATGATGTTGCTGATTTCGGTCGTATAACAGCAAGCCTAGCTGATAGACACTTAACTGCATACCAGAGAAGCACCCAGAGGGTTCTATTTGTTCCTTGCCAG TGGAGAAGGGGCTTGGAGCTTAGTAGTGAGACTATAATTGAAAAAATCACCTTGGATGGTGTTCGAGGTCTACGTGCAACATTGAGTGCCACTGTTCATGATGTTCTATACTACATGAGTCCTATCTATTGTCAAAATATAATTGACTCA ATTTCAATATTTGGCCATTCATTAGGAAGTGTTCTATCTTATGACATCCTTTGCTATCAAGACTCTTCTGCAACACTTCCTGTGGAGGCTGCCTTCGTGGATGACTTCTGCATCCCAAAGCAAGAAT CTTCAAGGCCAGCAACACATGTATCTGTAAAAGGCAGTTCCATGTCAAATCCATATACCAAAGTCAATGAGGAAAAAACACCAGATGTTTCTTGCGTTGAAGATTGTGGTGTTACTAGAGGCCAGCAAGAGGATTTCTTATGCAATGATGGCATCCAAGAATCAGATGATTCAGCTAAATTATTTAGTAAAAAGCAACACACAAACTTTGAACGAGTCAATGAGGTAAATAAGAATGTTGCAGAAACAATATATGCAGAAGATAGAGATTCTGATGCAAATCCAGGCATAAGTAGGGATTTTCATGGTACTGAAGTCCGAGATGCTGGGCATCCATCTGAAGATTTAATTGACAAAGGCAAATTAGTGTCCATGTTGATGGAAGAG GTGAAGTCCCTCAGAGCAAAAGTTGCAGAACTAGAGAAAAATCATCACTCAGCTTCCTGTTCCAGTAACTTTGACAATGGTAGTTTCCTTGAAGTTTATCATGGAAAAA GTCAAATGGTCAAATCTATGACAAGTTCATCTTCTTTTGGAAGGTTATCTTCAGTGCTAGATGATAGTAAAAAGCAATATACACCTTATATCAAATATACTAGGCTTAATTTTAAG GTAGATACATTTTTTGCTGTTGGATCACCACTGGGTGTCTTTCTTGCCCTCCGAAATGTCCGCATAGGAGTTG GCAGGGGGCAAGCTTATTGGGAAGATGAAAAAATATCTGAAGAGATGCCATCTTGCAGGCAGATGTTTAACATTTTTCATCCTTTTGATCCTGTTGCATACAG AGTAGAACCGCTTATCTGCAAGGAGTACTTAAACAAGAGACCTGTTCTTATTCCCTACCACAGGGGCGGGAGGAGGTTGCATATTGGATTTCAG GAATTCACTGAAGATATAGCTGCACGCTCCGAAAGCATAATGAGTCAGCTAAATTCTTTGAGG GTCAAAGTGGCTAGCACTTTTCAAAGACAAAACAAGGATAAAGCTAAAG AAACTGTGGAAGATGAGAAAAGAGAAAGATCATATGGTTCCTTCATGATTGAACGGTTGACAGGCTGTGAATATGGTCGAATCGACTTTGTTCTCCAG GAAGGAACATTTCATCATCCTTATCTATCAGCCATAGGATCACATAC TAACTACTGGCGTGATAATGACACAGCACTTTTCGTTCTCACCCACCTGTATCGTGGTATACCTGAAGAACCACCAACCGATGATCAAAAAAGGTCGTAG
- the LOC135665775 gene encoding phospholipase SGR2-like isoform X4: MGGGNRVKLRRGFSPSAKPSQDELHQQKEEAMDDYCSQVPVGHLVFMVHGIGQRLENANVVDDVADFGRITASLADRHLTAYQRSTQRVLFVPCQVSNQLNRLYAKFLKRNPGYDGKISIFGHSLGSVLSYDILCYQDSSATLPVEAAFVDDFCIPKQESSRPATHVSVKGSSMSNPYTKVNEEKTPDVSCVEDCGVTRGQQEDFLCNDGIQESDDSAKLFSKKQHTNFERVNEVNKNVAETIYAEDRDSDANPGISRDFHGTEVRDAGHPSEDLIDKGKLVSMLMEEVKSLRAKVAELEKNHHSASCSSNFDNGSFLEVYHGKSQMVKSMTSSSSFGRLSSVLDDSKKQYTPYIKYTRLNFKVDTFFAVGSPLGVFLALRNVRIGVGRGQAYWEDEKISEEMPSCRQMFNIFHPFDPVAYRVEPLICKEYLNKRPVLIPYHRGGRRLHIGFQEFTEDIAARSESIMSQLNSLRVKVASTFQRQNKDKAKETVEDEKRERSYGSFMIERLTGCEYGRIDFVLQEGTFHHPYLSAIGSHTNYWRDNDTALFVLTHLYRGIPEEPPTDDQKRS, translated from the exons ATGGGAGGTGGAAATAGGGTTAAACTAAGACGTGGTTTTTCCCCTTCTGCAAAGCCAAGTCAG GATGAGCTGCATCAGCAGAAAGAGGAAGCCATGGATGATTACTGTTCTCAG GTGCCAGTTGGCCATCTAGTTTTTATGGTTCATGGTATTGGACAGAGGTTGGAGAATGCTAATGTGGTTGATGATGTTGCTGATTTCGGTCGTATAACAGCAAGCCTAGCTGATAGACACTTAACTGCATACCAGAGAAGCACCCAGAGGGTTCTATTTGTTCCTTGCCAG GTCTCCAACCAGTTAAATAGATTGTATGCAAAGTTTCTCAAGAGAAACCCAGGCTATGATGGGAAG ATTTCAATATTTGGCCATTCATTAGGAAGTGTTCTATCTTATGACATCCTTTGCTATCAAGACTCTTCTGCAACACTTCCTGTGGAGGCTGCCTTCGTGGATGACTTCTGCATCCCAAAGCAAGAAT CTTCAAGGCCAGCAACACATGTATCTGTAAAAGGCAGTTCCATGTCAAATCCATATACCAAAGTCAATGAGGAAAAAACACCAGATGTTTCTTGCGTTGAAGATTGTGGTGTTACTAGAGGCCAGCAAGAGGATTTCTTATGCAATGATGGCATCCAAGAATCAGATGATTCAGCTAAATTATTTAGTAAAAAGCAACACACAAACTTTGAACGAGTCAATGAGGTAAATAAGAATGTTGCAGAAACAATATATGCAGAAGATAGAGATTCTGATGCAAATCCAGGCATAAGTAGGGATTTTCATGGTACTGAAGTCCGAGATGCTGGGCATCCATCTGAAGATTTAATTGACAAAGGCAAATTAGTGTCCATGTTGATGGAAGAG GTGAAGTCCCTCAGAGCAAAAGTTGCAGAACTAGAGAAAAATCATCACTCAGCTTCCTGTTCCAGTAACTTTGACAATGGTAGTTTCCTTGAAGTTTATCATGGAAAAA GTCAAATGGTCAAATCTATGACAAGTTCATCTTCTTTTGGAAGGTTATCTTCAGTGCTAGATGATAGTAAAAAGCAATATACACCTTATATCAAATATACTAGGCTTAATTTTAAG GTAGATACATTTTTTGCTGTTGGATCACCACTGGGTGTCTTTCTTGCCCTCCGAAATGTCCGCATAGGAGTTG GCAGGGGGCAAGCTTATTGGGAAGATGAAAAAATATCTGAAGAGATGCCATCTTGCAGGCAGATGTTTAACATTTTTCATCCTTTTGATCCTGTTGCATACAG AGTAGAACCGCTTATCTGCAAGGAGTACTTAAACAAGAGACCTGTTCTTATTCCCTACCACAGGGGCGGGAGGAGGTTGCATATTGGATTTCAG GAATTCACTGAAGATATAGCTGCACGCTCCGAAAGCATAATGAGTCAGCTAAATTCTTTGAGG GTCAAAGTGGCTAGCACTTTTCAAAGACAAAACAAGGATAAAGCTAAAG AAACTGTGGAAGATGAGAAAAGAGAAAGATCATATGGTTCCTTCATGATTGAACGGTTGACAGGCTGTGAATATGGTCGAATCGACTTTGTTCTCCAG GAAGGAACATTTCATCATCCTTATCTATCAGCCATAGGATCACATAC TAACTACTGGCGTGATAATGACACAGCACTTTTCGTTCTCACCCACCTGTATCGTGGTATACCTGAAGAACCACCAACCGATGATCAAAAAAGGTCGTAG
- the LOC135665775 gene encoding phospholipase SGR2-like isoform X2 encodes MGGGNRVKLRRGFSPSAKPSQDELHQQKEEAMDDYCSQVPVGHLVFMVHGIGQRLENANVVDDVADFGRITASLADRHLTAYQRSTQRVLFVPCQWRRGLELSSETIIEKITLDGVRGLRATLSATVHDVLYYMSPIYCQNIIDSVSNQLNRLYAKFLKRNPGYDGKISIFGHSLGSVLSYDILCYQDSSATLPVEAAFVDDFCIPKQESSRPATHVSVKGSSMSNPYTKVNEEKTPDVSCVEDCGVTRGQQEDFLCNDGIQESDDSAKLFSKKQHTNFERVNEVNKNVAETIYAEDRDSDANPGISRDFHGTEVRDAGHPSEDLIDKGKLVSMLMEEVKSLRAKVAELEKNHHSASCSSNFDNGQMVKSMTSSSSFGRLSSVLDDSKKQYTPYIKYTRLNFKVDTFFAVGSPLGVFLALRNVRIGVGRGQAYWEDEKISEEMPSCRQMFNIFHPFDPVAYRVEPLICKEYLNKRPVLIPYHRGGRRLHIGFQEFTEDIAARSESIMSQLNSLRVKVASTFQRQNKDKAKETVEDEKRERSYGSFMIERLTGCEYGRIDFVLQEGTFHHPYLSAIGSHTNYWRDNDTALFVLTHLYRGIPEEPPTDDQKRS; translated from the exons ATGGGAGGTGGAAATAGGGTTAAACTAAGACGTGGTTTTTCCCCTTCTGCAAAGCCAAGTCAG GATGAGCTGCATCAGCAGAAAGAGGAAGCCATGGATGATTACTGTTCTCAG GTGCCAGTTGGCCATCTAGTTTTTATGGTTCATGGTATTGGACAGAGGTTGGAGAATGCTAATGTGGTTGATGATGTTGCTGATTTCGGTCGTATAACAGCAAGCCTAGCTGATAGACACTTAACTGCATACCAGAGAAGCACCCAGAGGGTTCTATTTGTTCCTTGCCAG TGGAGAAGGGGCTTGGAGCTTAGTAGTGAGACTATAATTGAAAAAATCACCTTGGATGGTGTTCGAGGTCTACGTGCAACATTGAGTGCCACTGTTCATGATGTTCTATACTACATGAGTCCTATCTATTGTCAAAATATAATTGACTCA GTCTCCAACCAGTTAAATAGATTGTATGCAAAGTTTCTCAAGAGAAACCCAGGCTATGATGGGAAG ATTTCAATATTTGGCCATTCATTAGGAAGTGTTCTATCTTATGACATCCTTTGCTATCAAGACTCTTCTGCAACACTTCCTGTGGAGGCTGCCTTCGTGGATGACTTCTGCATCCCAAAGCAAGAAT CTTCAAGGCCAGCAACACATGTATCTGTAAAAGGCAGTTCCATGTCAAATCCATATACCAAAGTCAATGAGGAAAAAACACCAGATGTTTCTTGCGTTGAAGATTGTGGTGTTACTAGAGGCCAGCAAGAGGATTTCTTATGCAATGATGGCATCCAAGAATCAGATGATTCAGCTAAATTATTTAGTAAAAAGCAACACACAAACTTTGAACGAGTCAATGAGGTAAATAAGAATGTTGCAGAAACAATATATGCAGAAGATAGAGATTCTGATGCAAATCCAGGCATAAGTAGGGATTTTCATGGTACTGAAGTCCGAGATGCTGGGCATCCATCTGAAGATTTAATTGACAAAGGCAAATTAGTGTCCATGTTGATGGAAGAG GTGAAGTCCCTCAGAGCAAAAGTTGCAGAACTAGAGAAAAATCATCACTCAGCTTCCTGTTCCAGTAACTTTGACAATG GTCAAATGGTCAAATCTATGACAAGTTCATCTTCTTTTGGAAGGTTATCTTCAGTGCTAGATGATAGTAAAAAGCAATATACACCTTATATCAAATATACTAGGCTTAATTTTAAG GTAGATACATTTTTTGCTGTTGGATCACCACTGGGTGTCTTTCTTGCCCTCCGAAATGTCCGCATAGGAGTTG GCAGGGGGCAAGCTTATTGGGAAGATGAAAAAATATCTGAAGAGATGCCATCTTGCAGGCAGATGTTTAACATTTTTCATCCTTTTGATCCTGTTGCATACAG AGTAGAACCGCTTATCTGCAAGGAGTACTTAAACAAGAGACCTGTTCTTATTCCCTACCACAGGGGCGGGAGGAGGTTGCATATTGGATTTCAG GAATTCACTGAAGATATAGCTGCACGCTCCGAAAGCATAATGAGTCAGCTAAATTCTTTGAGG GTCAAAGTGGCTAGCACTTTTCAAAGACAAAACAAGGATAAAGCTAAAG AAACTGTGGAAGATGAGAAAAGAGAAAGATCATATGGTTCCTTCATGATTGAACGGTTGACAGGCTGTGAATATGGTCGAATCGACTTTGTTCTCCAG GAAGGAACATTTCATCATCCTTATCTATCAGCCATAGGATCACATAC TAACTACTGGCGTGATAATGACACAGCACTTTTCGTTCTCACCCACCTGTATCGTGGTATACCTGAAGAACCACCAACCGATGATCAAAAAAGGTCGTAG
- the LOC135665775 gene encoding phospholipase SGR2-like isoform X1 has product MGGGNRVKLRRGFSPSAKPSQDELHQQKEEAMDDYCSQVPVGHLVFMVHGIGQRLENANVVDDVADFGRITASLADRHLTAYQRSTQRVLFVPCQWRRGLELSSETIIEKITLDGVRGLRATLSATVHDVLYYMSPIYCQNIIDSVSNQLNRLYAKFLKRNPGYDGKISIFGHSLGSVLSYDILCYQDSSATLPVEAAFVDDFCIPKQESSRPATHVSVKGSSMSNPYTKVNEEKTPDVSCVEDCGVTRGQQEDFLCNDGIQESDDSAKLFSKKQHTNFERVNEVNKNVAETIYAEDRDSDANPGISRDFHGTEVRDAGHPSEDLIDKGKLVSMLMEEVKSLRAKVAELEKNHHSASCSSNFDNGSFLEVYHGKSQMVKSMTSSSSFGRLSSVLDDSKKQYTPYIKYTRLNFKVDTFFAVGSPLGVFLALRNVRIGVGRGQAYWEDEKISEEMPSCRQMFNIFHPFDPVAYRVEPLICKEYLNKRPVLIPYHRGGRRLHIGFQEFTEDIAARSESIMSQLNSLRVKVASTFQRQNKDKAKETVEDEKRERSYGSFMIERLTGCEYGRIDFVLQEGTFHHPYLSAIGSHTNYWRDNDTALFVLTHLYRGIPEEPPTDDQKRS; this is encoded by the exons ATGGGAGGTGGAAATAGGGTTAAACTAAGACGTGGTTTTTCCCCTTCTGCAAAGCCAAGTCAG GATGAGCTGCATCAGCAGAAAGAGGAAGCCATGGATGATTACTGTTCTCAG GTGCCAGTTGGCCATCTAGTTTTTATGGTTCATGGTATTGGACAGAGGTTGGAGAATGCTAATGTGGTTGATGATGTTGCTGATTTCGGTCGTATAACAGCAAGCCTAGCTGATAGACACTTAACTGCATACCAGAGAAGCACCCAGAGGGTTCTATTTGTTCCTTGCCAG TGGAGAAGGGGCTTGGAGCTTAGTAGTGAGACTATAATTGAAAAAATCACCTTGGATGGTGTTCGAGGTCTACGTGCAACATTGAGTGCCACTGTTCATGATGTTCTATACTACATGAGTCCTATCTATTGTCAAAATATAATTGACTCA GTCTCCAACCAGTTAAATAGATTGTATGCAAAGTTTCTCAAGAGAAACCCAGGCTATGATGGGAAG ATTTCAATATTTGGCCATTCATTAGGAAGTGTTCTATCTTATGACATCCTTTGCTATCAAGACTCTTCTGCAACACTTCCTGTGGAGGCTGCCTTCGTGGATGACTTCTGCATCCCAAAGCAAGAAT CTTCAAGGCCAGCAACACATGTATCTGTAAAAGGCAGTTCCATGTCAAATCCATATACCAAAGTCAATGAGGAAAAAACACCAGATGTTTCTTGCGTTGAAGATTGTGGTGTTACTAGAGGCCAGCAAGAGGATTTCTTATGCAATGATGGCATCCAAGAATCAGATGATTCAGCTAAATTATTTAGTAAAAAGCAACACACAAACTTTGAACGAGTCAATGAGGTAAATAAGAATGTTGCAGAAACAATATATGCAGAAGATAGAGATTCTGATGCAAATCCAGGCATAAGTAGGGATTTTCATGGTACTGAAGTCCGAGATGCTGGGCATCCATCTGAAGATTTAATTGACAAAGGCAAATTAGTGTCCATGTTGATGGAAGAG GTGAAGTCCCTCAGAGCAAAAGTTGCAGAACTAGAGAAAAATCATCACTCAGCTTCCTGTTCCAGTAACTTTGACAATGGTAGTTTCCTTGAAGTTTATCATGGAAAAA GTCAAATGGTCAAATCTATGACAAGTTCATCTTCTTTTGGAAGGTTATCTTCAGTGCTAGATGATAGTAAAAAGCAATATACACCTTATATCAAATATACTAGGCTTAATTTTAAG GTAGATACATTTTTTGCTGTTGGATCACCACTGGGTGTCTTTCTTGCCCTCCGAAATGTCCGCATAGGAGTTG GCAGGGGGCAAGCTTATTGGGAAGATGAAAAAATATCTGAAGAGATGCCATCTTGCAGGCAGATGTTTAACATTTTTCATCCTTTTGATCCTGTTGCATACAG AGTAGAACCGCTTATCTGCAAGGAGTACTTAAACAAGAGACCTGTTCTTATTCCCTACCACAGGGGCGGGAGGAGGTTGCATATTGGATTTCAG GAATTCACTGAAGATATAGCTGCACGCTCCGAAAGCATAATGAGTCAGCTAAATTCTTTGAGG GTCAAAGTGGCTAGCACTTTTCAAAGACAAAACAAGGATAAAGCTAAAG AAACTGTGGAAGATGAGAAAAGAGAAAGATCATATGGTTCCTTCATGATTGAACGGTTGACAGGCTGTGAATATGGTCGAATCGACTTTGTTCTCCAG GAAGGAACATTTCATCATCCTTATCTATCAGCCATAGGATCACATAC TAACTACTGGCGTGATAATGACACAGCACTTTTCGTTCTCACCCACCTGTATCGTGGTATACCTGAAGAACCACCAACCGATGATCAAAAAAGGTCGTAG